In Erigeron canadensis isolate Cc75 chromosome 7, C_canadensis_v1, whole genome shotgun sequence, one DNA window encodes the following:
- the LOC122609064 gene encoding uncharacterized protein LOC122609064: MWDTLIVMYEGCATSMESTKTTLTRRYERFFAHKNESLTDTHTRFNALVNDLIAIDIHKDDDFLKSKLLDSLPLKWNNYVASVKLSPVYEELDLPGLYGLLHNHECTEAEKFIGMGDVVGSSSSALVASLTEHPNPLCNELVPSQLVDETVETDKPCGSETEYYSSDEIESLADEVALLVERLKRRSFSKFKGKGRSFSKSDKPKKPLDMSKITCYKCGKTGHMANDCRSKTTQSSDKNKPKNSGKDENEKSLVAKDWAESATSSDDEGYEDAQCFMVKEQSARCQDATEKLLDGMTKLREESSQLTQTALFASVVQEVSPFLSLSNEEKLAKLNKLGDEVLLQRHFNKIHKTKIMSLRNEISVQTQFIEKLQSDYKALQRVNVSLLQEAKQDDEKYLKIKHITESWCTSAKRAAKCVNIQGPQ; encoded by the exons ATGTGGGACACATTGATTGTTATGTATGAGGGTTGTGCTACTTCTATGGAGTCTACCAAGACTACTTTAACTAGAAGGTATGAAAGATTCTTTGCACATAAGAATGAATCCCTCACTGACACTCATACCCGATTCAATGCACTTGTTAATGACTTAATTGCTATTGACATACACAAAGATGATGATTTTcttaaaagtaaacttttagACTCGTTACCCTTAAAATGGAATAATTATGTTGCTAGTGTCAAACTAAGTCCTGTGTACGAAGAACTTGACTTACCAGGTCTCTATGGGTTACTTCACAACCATGAGTGCACTGAAGCTGAGAAGTTTATTGGCATGGGTGATGTTGTGGGAAGCTCTAGCTCTGCACTTGTTGCATCTTTAACTGAGCATCCCAATCCATTATGTAATGAACTTGTTCCAAGTCAGTTAGTTGATGAAACTGTTGAAACTGATAAACCTTGTGGATCTGAGACTGAATACTATTCTAGTGATGAAATTGAAAGTTTGGCTGATGAAGTTGCTTTACTTGTTGAAAGATTAAAGAGGAGAAGTTTCTCTAAGTTTAAAGGAAAAGGAAGGAGTTTTTCTAAAAGTGACAAACCCAAAAAGCCTTTGGATATGTCAAAAATCACATgttacaaatgtggtaagactGGTCATATGGCTAATGATTGTAGATCTAAAACCACTCAATCCAGTGataaaaataaacctaaaaaTAGTGGAAAAGATGAAAA TGAAAAGAGTCTTGTTGCAAAAGACTGGGCTGAGAGTGCTacttcatctgatgatgaaggcTATGAAGATGCTCAATGCTTCATGGTTAAAGAGCAGTCTGCCAGATGCCAGGATGCTACTGAAAAGCTCCTTGATGGCATGACCAAGCTAAGAGAAGAAAGCAGTCAGCTTACTCAAACAGCTCTATTTGCATCCGTTGTTCAAGAGGTATCTCCTTTCCTTTCTCTTTCTAATGAAGAAAAACTGGCTAAGCTGAACAAACTTGGTGATGAAGTTCTTTTGCAAAGACATTtcaataaaattcataaaacaaaaattatgtctttaaGAAATGAAATTTCAGTACAAACTCAGTTTATTGAAAAACTTCAGTCAGATTACAAAGCTTTGCAAAGAGTAAATGTTTCTCTCTTACAAGAAGCTAAACAAGATGATGAAAAGTATttgaaaatcaaacatataaCTGAGTCATGGTGTACTTCTGCTAAAAGAGCTGCCAAGTGTGTTAATATTCAAGGACCTCAATAA